A window from Telopea speciosissima isolate NSW1024214 ecotype Mountain lineage chromosome 8, Tspe_v1, whole genome shotgun sequence encodes these proteins:
- the LOC122671935 gene encoding proline dehydrogenase 2, mitochondrial-like encodes MAIRVSPRLLQNQNLNRIRILNSSASAPIIGSVSQDNDAVILNSLLLTSSSSTSPSPTSLLNLEDDEKLFSSLSSFQLMRSSLNLHLAAFDPIVDLGIWVMKSRLLKSNIGNKLVLKVVKHSLYEHFCAGENLEEASRTLQKLWDDGLRGILDYGLEDAIDNQSCDRNLVEFLKTVDSIKLLPPSSVSFACVKITAICPIKLLEKVSDLLRWEVQDSSFHLPWKVDTLPILTPSSPLYHTLKRPDPLTTEEEQDLQLAHQRLNKLCEKCLENNVPLLVDAEYTLVEPAIDYLTYSAAIKFNMDNNVMVFGTIQAYLKDAKERIVQATEAAEKRGIPIGFKLVRGAYMSSESAIASSLGVAPPIHGTIKDTHNCYNDCTAFMLEKVAKRSAAVVLATHNLDSGRVAAAKAQSLGIGKGNQKLQFAQLKGMADALSFGLRNAGFQVSKYLPFGPVGKVMPYLLRRAEENRGLLSASTLDRQLMRKELERRFKTALAGNETEKMMTSVSH; translated from the exons ATGGCGATTCGAGTCTCTCCACGACTCCtccaaaaccaaaatttgaacCGCATCAGAATCTTGAATTCTTCCGCCTCAGCTCCCATCATTGGCTCTGTTTCGCAAGACAATGACGCAGTGATTCTGAATTCATTATTAttaacatcatcatcatcaacatcaccATCTCCAACATCGCTATTGAATTTGGAAGATGATGAGAAGTTGTTTTCGTCGCTTTCGAGCTTTCAGTTGATGAGATCATCTCTGAACCTTCACTTGGCTGCATTTGATCCTATTGTTGATTTGGGTATCTGGGTAATGAAGTCTAGGCTCCTGAAGTCTAATATCGGCAATAAACTTGTATTGAAGGTTGTAAAGCATTCACTTTATGAACATTTTTGTGCCGGCGAGAACTTGGAGGAAGCTAGTCGGACTCTTCAGAAGCTTTgggatgatgggctgagaggTATTTTGGATTATGGTTTGGAAGATGCCATTGATAACCAATCGTGTGATCGTAACTTGGTTGAGTTCCTTAAGACGGTTGACTCTATCAAATTGCTTCCACCTTCTTCA GTGAGTTTTGCTTGCGTGAAGATCACTGCAATTTGTCCTATAAAGCTACTTGAAAAAGTAAGTGATTTATTGAGATGGGAAGTACAAGACTCTTCCTTTCATCTTCCATGGAAGGTGGATACATTGCCAATCCTCACCCCTTCTAGCCCTCTCTATCATACCCTCAAAAGACCGGACCCTCTTACAACAGAAGAGGAACAAGATCTCCAACTAGCACACCAAAGATTGAATAAGctatgtgaaaaatgccttgAGAACAATGTACCATTACTGGTCGATGCAGAATACACGTTGGTTGAACCTGCAATCGACTACTTAACTTACTCAGCTGCTATCAAGTTCAACATGGACAACAATGTGATGGTTTTTGGGACAATTCAAGCTTACTTGAAAGATGCAAAAGAAAGGATAGTTCAAGCAACAGAAGCTGCAGAGAAAAGGGGAATTCCAATTGGTTTCAAACTGGTGAGAGGAGCCTATATGTCTAGTGAGAGTGCAATAGCTTCTTCATTGGGCGTCGCTCCTCCTATTCATGGAACCATTAAGGACACACATAACTGCTACAATGACTGCACTGCATTTATGCTGGAGAAGGTTGCCAAAAGATCGGCAGCGGTTGTTCTCGCCACTCATAACCTTGATTCTG GGAGGGTAGCAGCAGCAAAGGCACAGTCCTTGGGGATCGGAAAAGGAAACCAAAAGTTGCAATTTGCTCAGTTAAAAGGAATGGCTGATGCTTTGTCCTTTGGATTAAGAAATGCAGGATTCCAAGTAAGCAAGTATTTGCCCTTTGGGCCTGTAGGAAAGGTCATGCCTTACCTTCTCAGGAGAGCTGAAGAGAATAGAGGGCTTCTATCTGCTTCAACATTAGACAGACAACTGATGAG GAAAGAGTTAGAGAGGAGATTCAAGACTGCACTTGCGGGAAATGAGACAGAAAAGATGATGACTTCAGTCAGCCATTAG